The genomic DNA CCTCAACTTCGACGCCGACCACCCGGCCCGAGCGATGCAGGACACGTTCTTCATCGACCCGCCCGAGGCGCACCTCGTGCTGCGCACCCACACGAGCCCGGTGCAGATCCGCGCCATGCTCGACCGCGAGGTGCCGATCTACGTGCTCGCACCGGGCCGGGTGTACCGCACCGACGAGTTCGACGCGACGCACCTGCCGGTGTTCATGCAGTTCGAAGGGCTCGCGGTCGACCGGGGCCTCACGATGGCGCACCTGAAGGGCACCCTCGATCACTTCGTGAAGTCGATCTTCGGCGACGAGGCCAAGGTGCGCCTGCGGCCGAGCTTCTTCCCGTTCACCGAGCCGAGCGCCGAGCTCGACTTCTGGCACCCGACGTTCAAGGGGGGTGCTCGCTGGATCGAGTGGGGCGGCTGCGGCATGGTGCACCCGAACGTGCTGCGCTCGGCCGGCATCGACCCCGAGGTGTACTCGGGCTTCGCGTTCGGCATGGGCATCGAGCGCGGCCTGATGCTCCGCAACGACGTCCAGGACATGCGCGACATGGCCGAGGGCGATATCCGCTTCTCCCAGCAGTTCGGAATGGTGGTCTAGACCCATGCGAGTTCCCCTGAGCTGGCTCGCCGAGTACGTCGAGCTCGTGCCGGGCACCACGCCCGAGGACGTCCACGCCGCCCTGGTGAAGGTCGGCCTCGAAGAAGAAGACATCCACACGTTCGAGGTTTCGGGCCCGATCGTGGTGGGCGAGGTGCTCGACTTCGTCGAGGAGCCGCAGTCGAACGGCAAGACCATCCGCTGGTGCCAGGTGCGGGTCGCACCCGACCCTTCGACCGGCTCGGGGACGGAGAAGCTCGCTGAGCCTGTCGAAGCGAACGGACCGGCGATCCGCGGCATCGTCTGCGGTGCGCGCAACTTCTTCGTCGGCGACCAGGTCGTGGTCACCCTGCCGGGTGCGGTGCTGCCCGGCCCGTTCCCGATCGCGGCCCGCAAGACCTACGGGCACGTCTCCGACGGCATGATCGCCTCGGCGCGCGAGCTCGGTCTCGGCGAGGACCACGACGGCATCCTGCGCCTGTCCACGCTCGGCATCGAGGCGCCCGTCGGCACCGACGCGATCGCGCTGTTGGGCCTGGACGACGCGGCGATCGAGATCAACGTCACGCCCGATCGCGGCTACGCGTTCTCGATCCGCGGTGTGGCGCGCGAGTACGCGCACGCCACGGGCGCCCGGTTCCGCGACCCGGTGGAGCGGGCCGAGGTGGCCGAGGTCGCGGGCGACGCGTTCCCCGTCGAGATCCGCGACGAGGCGCCGATCCGCGGCAAGGCCGGCGCGAGCGTCTTCGCGACCCGCGTCGTGCGCGGTGTCGACCCGACGCGTCCGACGCCGGCGTGGATGATCGCGCGGCTGAAGCTCGCGGGCATCCGCTCGCTGTCGCTGCTCGTCGACATCACCAACTACGTGATGCTCGAGCTCGGCCAGCCGATCCACGGCTACGACCTCGACCGCCTGCAGGGCGGCATCGTGGTGCGACGTGCGCAGCGGGGCGACCAGCTCACGACCCTCGACGAGAAGCAGCGCGACCTGCACGCCGAAGACCTGCTCATCACCGACGACCGCGGACCGATCGGGCTGGCCGGCGTCATGGGCGGAGCCGACACCGAGATGGGCGAGTCGACCCGCAACGTGCTCATCGAGGCCGCGAACTTCGACCCGGTGTCGATCGCGCGCACCGCGCGTCGCCACAAGCTGCCGAGCGAGGCATCCAAGCGCTTCGAGCGCGGAGTCGACCCGCAGATCGCCGAAGCCGCCGCATCGCGCGTGGCCCAGCTCATGGTCGAACTCGCCGGCGGCACGGCCGACACCGGCTCGATCGTCGGCGAGGCCCAGGGTCGGGCTCCGATCCTGCTGCCGCACGGATTCGTGACCGCGCTGGTCGGCGTGGATGTCACCGACGACGAGGTGCACGACGCGCTCGCCGAGATCGGCGGTGCCGTCACCCGCACCGACGCCGGCTTCGAAGTCGTCCCGCCGAGCTGGCGCCCCGACCTCCAGCTCAAGCAGGACCTGACCGAAGAGGTGGCCCGCCTGGTCGGCTACCACCGCATCCCGTCGGTGCTGCCGGTTGCGCCTCCCGGTCGCGGCCTCACCCGTTCGCAGCGACTGCGCAAGCAGGTCGCCGACGTGCTGGCCGGTGCCGGATCGACCGAGGTGCTCGCGTTCCCGTTCGTGACCGCCGACGAGAACCTGCGGTTCGGCAGCGTCGACGGGGCATCCGTGCCGCAGGTGAAGGTGGCGAACGCGCTCGACGCGTCGACCCCGTACCTGCGTCGCTCGCTGCTGCCCGGCCTCATCGGTGTGGCGCGCCGCAACCTCTCGCGCGGGTTCACCGATCTCGACCTGTTCGAGCTCGGCCTCGTGTTCCTGCCGTCCGCCGACGGCGTGCTCGGCAGCGCCGAGCTGCCGGTCGGCGCCGCGCTGCCCGCCGACGCCGAGCTCGCGGCGCTGAACGCCGGGATCCCCGCGCAGCCGCGGCACGCGGCCGTGCTGCTCCTCGGCGATGTCGTCGACAAGGCGCCGGGTCAGGTCGCGGTCGCCGCAGGGCTGGCCGACGCGCTCGACCGCGTGCGCGAGATCGCGTTCGCCGCGGGGGTCGAGGTCGCGTTCTCGCAGGGGAGCCACCACGCGCTGCACCCGGGCCGCACGGCCGAGATCCGCCTCGGCGACGCCGTCATCGGGTACGCGGGCGAACTGCATCCGGCGATCGCCGAGGAGCTCGACCTGCCGCGCGTCGTCGCGGTCGCCGAGCTCGACCTGGACGCTGTGATCGCGGCCGGTGAGCCGGTCGAGGCGCACTCGATCGGCACGTACCCCGCTGCCACACAAGACCTCTCGCTGGTGGTGGCGCGCGACGTGCCCGCCGCCGACGTCGAGCGCGCGGTCCGCGAGGGCGCGGGCGACCTGCTCGAGCACCTCGCGCTGGTCGACGACTACCGCGGCTCGGGTGTGGCCGAGGATCGCAAGAGCCTCACGTTCGCGCTGCGCTTCCGCGCGGCCGACCGCACGCTCACCGCGGCCGAGGCGAGCGAGGCCAAGCTCGCCGGTGCGGCGCTCGCGGGCGAGCGAACGGGCGCGGCGATCCGCGAGTAGGGCGATCCGCGAGTCAGCGGATTGGGCGCACGGTCCGGCCGGGCGCACGGTCCGGTCGGGCGCACGGTCCGGCCGGGCGCACGGTCCGGCCCAGCGCACCGGCGCCGGTCGGCGGGGCGCACGGTCCGCGCACCGTCCGGTCGGCGCAGACCCATCGTCGAAGGCGGGGCAGCGGATGTCCCGCCTTCGGCGATACGCTGAGGCATGGCCGAGTCACCGAAGACCCTGCCGACGGGGGAGTCGGTCGCCGCGTTCCTCGGCGCCGTCGAGCCGGCCGGCCGACGCGACGACGGGTTCGCGTTGCGCGAGCTGTTCGACCGGGTCACCGACACCGATGCGGTGATGTGGGGGCCCTCGATCGTCGGGTACGGGTTGCAGCACTTCCGGTACGCGTCGGGGCGTGAGGGCGACTGGCCGATCGTCGGGTTCTCGCCGCGCAAGGCGTCGATCTCGCTCTACGGCCTCCAGACGGCACCGGGCAGCGACGAACTCCTCGAGCGGCTCGGCAAACTGAAGCGCGGCGTCGACTGCATCTGGGTGGGACGGCTGTCGACGATCGACCAGAAGGTGCTCGCCTCGCTGATCGATCTCGCCTGGGTGCACGCCCGCAGGTGAGGCGCTGCGTGACGGCGAAGCATCCGCTCGGTTTGCACCGTGGGCCGACGGCCCGCTATCGTCGCTGCATGCTCACCGGCCGGCCCATCGCGACGCACTCCGTCGTCGCGCGCCGACGCCGTAGCGGCCGCCGAATCGAGGCGACCCCCGCGACGGCGTGATCCGCCGTGCTGTGCGGGGAGTCGCCGGCTCCGATCCCGTTCCGCACAGCCCATAAGGTGGATCCATGACCTACTCCGTCGCCGTTTCCGGCGCATCCGGCTATGCCGGAGGAGAGCTTCTCCGGCTCATCGCCGACCATCCCGAGTTCGAGGTCCGCACCGTCACCGCGCACTCGAACGCGGGTCAGCCGCTCGTCTCGGTGCAGCCGCACCTGCGCACGTTCACGCATCTCACGCTGAAGGAGACGTCGGCCGAGACCCTCGCCGGACACGACATCGTCTTCCTCGCGTTGCCGCACGGCGCGTCCGGTGCGATCGCGGCCGAGCTGGCCGACGACACGCTCGTCATCGACTGCGGCGCCGACCACCGGCTCGAGTCGACCGACGCGTGGGCGGCGTTCTACGGCGGCGAGCACCACGGCGCGTGGACGTACGGGGTGCCCGAGCTGCCGCGGGTGAGCGGCACCCAGCGCGATCGGCTCGCCAGGACGCGTCGCATCGCGGCGCCCGGATGCAACGCCTCCACGGTCGCGCTGTCGCTGGCGCCGGGCATCCGGGCGGGGGTGATCGAGGAGACCGACCTGGTGTCGGTGCTCGCGGTCGGCCCGTCCGGCGCCGGGAAGAGCCTGAAGGCGCACCTGCTCGGCGCCGAGATCCTGGGCTCGGCGAACCCGTACTCGGTCGGCGGGGTGCATCGGCACATCCCCGAGATCCAGCAGGCGCTGTGCTGGGCGGGTGCGGCGGCGCCGACGATCTCGTTCACGCCGGTGATCGTGCCGATGTCGCGGGGCATCCTCGCGACGTCGACGGCGCGCATCGCGCCGGGCGTCGACGCGGCGACCGTGCGCGCCGCCTGGGAGGACGCGTACGTGGGCGAGCGGTTCGTGCAGCTGCTGCCCGAGGGGCAGTTCCCGCGCACCGCCGATGTGCTCGGGGCGAACACCGCGCTCATGGGCCTCGCGGTCGACGAGGCCGCCGGCCGCGTCGTCGTGGTCACCGCGGTCGACAACCTCGTGAAGGGCACCGCGGGCGCCGCCATCCAGTCGGCCAACCTCGCGCTCGGCCTCACCGAGTCGACCGGTCTTCCCGTGAACGGAGTCGCGCCGTGACCGTGACCGCTCCCTCCGGATTCGACGCCGCCGGCATCGCGGCGGGCATCAAGCGCACCGGCGCACTCGACCTCGCCGTGATCGTGAACCGCGGCCCGTCGCAGGCGGCCGCCGCCGTGTTCACCTCGAACCGGGCGAAGGCGAACCCGATCCTCTGGTCGCAGCAGGTCGCCGCCGACGGCGTCGTGAGCGCGATCGTGCTCAACTCGGGCGGGGCGAACTGCTTCACCGGCCACCAGGGCTTCCAGGTGACGCACCGCACCGCCGAGGCCGCGGCGCAGGCGCTCGGCGTCTCGGCGGGTGATGTGCTGGTCTGCTCGACCGGGCTCATCGGCGACCAGCTCGACGGCGAGGTCCTCGAAGAGGGCGTGCTGTCGGCGGTGAACCGGCTCGGCGCCGACGAGGCATCCGGCGCCGATGCGGCGCGCGCCATCATGACCACCGATACGAAGCCGAAGACCGTCGTGGTCGCCGGCGACGGCTGGTCGATCGGCGGCATGGCGAAAGGCGCCGGCATGCTGGCGCCGGGGCTCGCGACGATGCTGGTGGTGCTCACCACCGACGCCGACCTGCCGGCGGCGGTGCTCGACCGCGCGCTGCGCGCCGCGACCCGGGTCACGTTCGACCGGCTCGACTCCGACGGCTGCATGTCGACGAACGACCAGGTGACGCTGCTCGCCAGCGGGGCGTCGGGCGTCGCGCCCGACGAGGCATCCTTCACCGCGGCCCTCACCGACGCGTGCCGCGACCTGGCGACCCAGCTGCAAGGCGACGCCGAAGGCGCGAGCCACGACATCACGATCGAGGTCGTCGGCGCGGTCACCGAGGACGACGCCGTCGAGGTCGGCCGTTCGGTCGCCCGCAACAACCTGTTCAAGGCCGCCGTCTTCGGCAACGACCCGAACTGGGGCCGGGTGCTCGCCGCCATCGGCACCACGAGCGCACCATTCGATCCGTACCTCGTGGATGTCACGATGAACGGCGTCCGCGTGTGCCATGCCGGCGGTCCCGACCGACCGCGCGACGAGGTCGATCTCACGCCGCGCGCGACGCACGTGCTGATCGAGCTGCACGCGGGCGAGGCATCCGCCACCATCTGGACCAACGACCTCACGCACGACTACGTGCACGAGAACAGCGCCTACTCGAGCTGAGATGACCGACGACACCGATACCCCCGCGGCCGACGACCGGGCCGCCACCGCCGCCGAGAAGGCGGCCACCCTGATCGAATCCCTGCCCTGGCTGAAGCGGTTCCACGGCGAGACCATCGTCGTGAAGTTCGGCGGCAACGCGATGGTCAGCCCCGAGCTGCAGCGCGCGTTCGCCGAGGACATGGTCTACCTACGTTACGCCGGCATCAAACCCGTCGTGGTGCACGGCGGCGGCCCGCAGATCTCGTCGATGCTCGAGCGTCTCGGCATCCCGAGCGAGTTCCGCGGCGGCTACCGGGTCACCACCCCCGAGGCGATGGACGTCGTGCGCATGGTGCTGTCGGGCCAGGTGAACCGCGAGCTCGTGAGCCTCATCAACGCGCACGGGCCGCTCGCCGCCGGGCTGTCCGGCGAGGACGCCGGCCTGTTCACCGGCCGCCGCCGCGGTGTGGAGGTCGACGGCGTCGAACTCGACCTGGGCCTCGTCGGCGACGTCGTCGCGGTCGACCCGGCCGCCGTCGAGGCGCAGCTGCAGGCCGGGCGCATCCCCGTGGTCTCCTCGATCGCCCCCGACGCCGACCAGCCGGGGCAGTCGCTGAACGTGAACGCCGACAGTGCCGCGGCAGCGCTCGCCGTCGCACTCGGCGCGGCGAAGCTCGTCATCCTCACCGACGTCGCCGGTCTCTACCGCGACTGGCCGAACCGCGACTCGCTCGTCTCCGAGATCGACGCGACCGAGCTCGCCGCGCTGCTCCCGTCGCTCGAGTCGGGCATGATCCCGAAGATGCGCGCCTGTCTCGACGCGGTCGAGCAGGGCGTGCCGAAGGCGGCGATCATCGACGGGCGGGTGCCGCACTCGATCCTGCTCGAGGTGTTCACCCAGCAGGGCATCGGCACCGAGGTGGTGGCGGCATGAGCGAGTGGCAGCAGCGCTTCGGCACGCGCCTGATGCGATCGATCGGGATGCCGCTGCGCAAACTCGTCCGCGGGCAGGGCGCCTGGGTGTGGGACGACGAGGGGCGCGAGTACCTCGACTTCCTCGCCGGCATCGCGGTGAACTCCCTCGGGCACGCGCACCCCGTGTTCGTCGAGGCGGTGTCGACGCAGGCGGCGACGCTCGCTCACGTGTCGAACTACTTCGCGACCGAACCCGCGATCGAGCTCGCCGAGCGGCTCGCCCGACTCACGGGGGCCGGCGACGCCGGCCGGGCCTGGTTCGGCAACTCCGGCGCCGAGGCGAACGAGGCGGCGTTCAAGCTCGCCCGCCTCAACAACTCGGGCGGCGCGCGCACCCGGGTGGTGGCGCTCGTCGACGCGTTCCACGGGCGCACCATGGGTTCGCTCGCCCTCACCGGCAAGCCGCACATGCGCCAGCCGTTCGAACCGCTCGCCGGCGGCGTCGAGCACATCCCCGCCACGATCGAAGCGCTCGAGGCGGCGATCGACGACACGGTCGCCGCGCTCTTCGTCGAGCCGATCCAGGGCGAGGCCGGCGTGGTCGAGCTGCCCGACGGGTTCCTCGAGACCGCACGCGAGCTCACCCGCCGGCACGGTGCGCTGCTCGTCGTCGACGAGATCCAGACCGGGGCCGGGCGCACGGGCGCCTGGTTCGGGTTCCAGCACGCCGGCATCGTGCCCGACGCGATCACGGTCGCGAAGGGCATCGGCGGCGGGTTCCCCATCGGCGGACTCGTGACCTTCGGCGAGGCATCCGACCTGTACCAGAAGGGCATGCACGGCTCGACCTTCGGCGGCAACCCGCTGGCCACCGCGACCGCGAACGCGGTGCTCGGTGAGATCGAGAGCGCGGGCCTGGTCGAGAACGCCGCGCGCCGCGGCGTGCAACTGCGCGAGCGCGTCCTCGGCATCGACTCGCCGCTGGTCACCGGCGTCCGCGGTCGGGGGCTGCTCGTCGGCGTGGCGCTGGCCGAACCGATCGCCGAACGGCTCTCGCTCGCCGCGCTCGATGCCGGGCTCATCGTGAACGCGGCGAACGATCGCACCATCCGCATCGCACCGCCGCTCATCATCGGCGACGCCGAGCTCGACGAGTTCGCCGAGCGCTTCGCGCGCGCGCTCGCGGCCGTCGACGGCGACCGATGATGCGCATGACGCCCGCGCCCGCGCCCGCACGAGCCCACCCGACCCGATCGCTCGAAGGAGCCGCATGACCCGCCACTTCCTCCGCGACGACGACCTGACGCCGGCCGAGCAGGCCGAGGTGCTCGACCTCGCGGCCCGCCTGAAGGCCGACCGGTTCGCCGCACGCCCGCTCGACGGCCCGCAGACGGTCGCGGTCGTCTTCGACAAGACGTCGACCCGCACCCGGGTGTCGTTCGCCGTCGGCATCGCCGACCTCGGCGGCGTGCCGCTCATCATCTCGTCGAACGAGAGCCAGCTCGGCGGCAAGGAGTCGATCGCCGACACCGCGCGCGTGCTCGAGCGCATGGTCGCCGCGGTCGTGTGGCGCACGTTCGCCCAGTCGGGGCTCGAGGAGATGGCCGAGGGCACGACCGTCCCGGTGGTCAACGCGCTGAGCGACGACTTCCACCCGTGCCAGCTGCTCGCCGACCTGCAGACCATCCGCGAGCACCGGGGCGAGCTCGTCGGGCTCACCGTCGCGTTCCTCGGCGACGGCGCGAGCAACATGGCCCACTCGTATTTGCTGGCCGGCACCACCGCCGGCATGCACGTGCGCATCGGGGCGCCCGAGTCATCCGCGCCCCGGGCCGATGTCGTCGCCGACGCCGAACGCATCGCCGCGGCGACCGGCGGGTCCGTGCTGGTCACGACCGATCCGGCTGCGGCCGCCGCCGGCGCCGACGTCATCGTCACCGACACGTTCGTGTCGATGGGGCAGGAGGGCGAGAAGGCCGAGCGCCTCGCCCGCTACGACGGCTTCATCGTCGATGCGGCGCTCATGGCGCATGCGGCCGACGACGCGATCTTCCTGCACTGCCTGCCCGCCTACCGCGGGGTCGAGGTCGCGGCCGACGTCATCGACGGCCCGCAGTCGGTGGTCTGGGACGAAGCCGAGAACCGACTCCACGCGCAGAAGGCGCTGCTCGCCTGGCTGCTCGAACGGAAGGACGCCTGATGGCCGACGACAACGCCACGGCACACGGCACCAACG from Agromyces larvae includes the following:
- the pheS gene encoding phenylalanine--tRNA ligase subunit alpha; its protein translation is MSEPSEITEPAVDAAVAAALAAIAAANDSAALKQVRTEHTGEKSTLAKLNALLRDVPNDQKAALGKLVGQARGRVNQAFAAREAEITAAEAEARLAAEAVDVTALPQRRRVGARHPLTLLQDRVSEVFTGMGWEIAEGPEVESEWFNFDALNFDADHPARAMQDTFFIDPPEAHLVLRTHTSPVQIRAMLDREVPIYVLAPGRVYRTDEFDATHLPVFMQFEGLAVDRGLTMAHLKGTLDHFVKSIFGDEAKVRLRPSFFPFTEPSAELDFWHPTFKGGARWIEWGGCGMVHPNVLRSAGIDPEVYSGFAFGMGIERGLMLRNDVQDMRDMAEGDIRFSQQFGMVV
- the pheT gene encoding phenylalanine--tRNA ligase subunit beta; protein product: MRVPLSWLAEYVELVPGTTPEDVHAALVKVGLEEEDIHTFEVSGPIVVGEVLDFVEEPQSNGKTIRWCQVRVAPDPSTGSGTEKLAEPVEANGPAIRGIVCGARNFFVGDQVVVTLPGAVLPGPFPIAARKTYGHVSDGMIASARELGLGEDHDGILRLSTLGIEAPVGTDAIALLGLDDAAIEINVTPDRGYAFSIRGVAREYAHATGARFRDPVERAEVAEVAGDAFPVEIRDEAPIRGKAGASVFATRVVRGVDPTRPTPAWMIARLKLAGIRSLSLLVDITNYVMLELGQPIHGYDLDRLQGGIVVRRAQRGDQLTTLDEKQRDLHAEDLLITDDRGPIGLAGVMGGADTEMGESTRNVLIEAANFDPVSIARTARRHKLPSEASKRFERGVDPQIAEAAASRVAQLMVELAGGTADTGSIVGEAQGRAPILLPHGFVTALVGVDVTDDEVHDALAEIGGAVTRTDAGFEVVPPSWRPDLQLKQDLTEEVARLVGYHRIPSVLPVAPPGRGLTRSQRLRKQVADVLAGAGSTEVLAFPFVTADENLRFGSVDGASVPQVKVANALDASTPYLRRSLLPGLIGVARRNLSRGFTDLDLFELGLVFLPSADGVLGSAELPVGAALPADAELAALNAGIPAQPRHAAVLLLGDVVDKAPGQVAVAAGLADALDRVREIAFAAGVEVAFSQGSHHALHPGRTAEIRLGDAVIGYAGELHPAIAEELDLPRVVAVAELDLDAVIAAGEPVEAHSIGTYPAATQDLSLVVARDVPAADVERAVREGAGDLLEHLALVDDYRGSGVAEDRKSLTFALRFRAADRTLTAAEASEAKLAGAALAGERTGAAIRE
- a CDS encoding DUF1801 domain-containing protein encodes the protein MAESPKTLPTGESVAAFLGAVEPAGRRDDGFALRELFDRVTDTDAVMWGPSIVGYGLQHFRYASGREGDWPIVGFSPRKASISLYGLQTAPGSDELLERLGKLKRGVDCIWVGRLSTIDQKVLASLIDLAWVHARR
- the argC gene encoding N-acetyl-gamma-glutamyl-phosphate reductase; protein product: MTYSVAVSGASGYAGGELLRLIADHPEFEVRTVTAHSNAGQPLVSVQPHLRTFTHLTLKETSAETLAGHDIVFLALPHGASGAIAAELADDTLVIDCGADHRLESTDAWAAFYGGEHHGAWTYGVPELPRVSGTQRDRLARTRRIAAPGCNASTVALSLAPGIRAGVIEETDLVSVLAVGPSGAGKSLKAHLLGAEILGSANPYSVGGVHRHIPEIQQALCWAGAAAPTISFTPVIVPMSRGILATSTARIAPGVDAATVRAAWEDAYVGERFVQLLPEGQFPRTADVLGANTALMGLAVDEAAGRVVVVTAVDNLVKGTAGAAIQSANLALGLTESTGLPVNGVAP
- the argJ gene encoding bifunctional glutamate N-acetyltransferase/amino-acid acetyltransferase ArgJ — protein: MTVTAPSGFDAAGIAAGIKRTGALDLAVIVNRGPSQAAAAVFTSNRAKANPILWSQQVAADGVVSAIVLNSGGANCFTGHQGFQVTHRTAEAAAQALGVSAGDVLVCSTGLIGDQLDGEVLEEGVLSAVNRLGADEASGADAARAIMTTDTKPKTVVVAGDGWSIGGMAKGAGMLAPGLATMLVVLTTDADLPAAVLDRALRAATRVTFDRLDSDGCMSTNDQVTLLASGASGVAPDEASFTAALTDACRDLATQLQGDAEGASHDITIEVVGAVTEDDAVEVGRSVARNNLFKAAVFGNDPNWGRVLAAIGTTSAPFDPYLVDVTMNGVRVCHAGGPDRPRDEVDLTPRATHVLIELHAGEASATIWTNDLTHDYVHENSAYSS
- the argB gene encoding acetylglutamate kinase yields the protein MTDDTDTPAADDRAATAAEKAATLIESLPWLKRFHGETIVVKFGGNAMVSPELQRAFAEDMVYLRYAGIKPVVVHGGGPQISSMLERLGIPSEFRGGYRVTTPEAMDVVRMVLSGQVNRELVSLINAHGPLAAGLSGEDAGLFTGRRRGVEVDGVELDLGLVGDVVAVDPAAVEAQLQAGRIPVVSSIAPDADQPGQSLNVNADSAAAALAVALGAAKLVILTDVAGLYRDWPNRDSLVSEIDATELAALLPSLESGMIPKMRACLDAVEQGVPKAAIIDGRVPHSILLEVFTQQGIGTEVVAA
- a CDS encoding acetylornithine transaminase produces the protein MSEWQQRFGTRLMRSIGMPLRKLVRGQGAWVWDDEGREYLDFLAGIAVNSLGHAHPVFVEAVSTQAATLAHVSNYFATEPAIELAERLARLTGAGDAGRAWFGNSGAEANEAAFKLARLNNSGGARTRVVALVDAFHGRTMGSLALTGKPHMRQPFEPLAGGVEHIPATIEALEAAIDDTVAALFVEPIQGEAGVVELPDGFLETARELTRRHGALLVVDEIQTGAGRTGAWFGFQHAGIVPDAITVAKGIGGGFPIGGLVTFGEASDLYQKGMHGSTFGGNPLATATANAVLGEIESAGLVENAARRGVQLRERVLGIDSPLVTGVRGRGLLVGVALAEPIAERLSLAALDAGLIVNAANDRTIRIAPPLIIGDAELDEFAERFARALAAVDGDR
- the argF gene encoding ornithine carbamoyltransferase produces the protein MTRHFLRDDDLTPAEQAEVLDLAARLKADRFAARPLDGPQTVAVVFDKTSTRTRVSFAVGIADLGGVPLIISSNESQLGGKESIADTARVLERMVAAVVWRTFAQSGLEEMAEGTTVPVVNALSDDFHPCQLLADLQTIREHRGELVGLTVAFLGDGASNMAHSYLLAGTTAGMHVRIGAPESSAPRADVVADAERIAAATGGSVLVTTDPAAAAAGADVIVTDTFVSMGQEGEKAERLARYDGFIVDAALMAHAADDAIFLHCLPAYRGVEVAADVIDGPQSVVWDEAENRLHAQKALLAWLLERKDA